The following are encoded in a window of Phaseolus vulgaris cultivar G19833 chromosome 3, P. vulgaris v2.0, whole genome shotgun sequence genomic DNA:
- the LOC137807633 gene encoding uncharacterized protein — MGTAILRSHDCLQGRFLPNEAFAIATSRVASRTNSNPNHNHAFTSPAHQIRRRKRSPAIDRDRRRSSDRSPANSPSPVNLVMGQVKILKRGEKLSLLNNHADVRSKREMGLDLLLGSTDRLGPDPLTVQKQIRVSDPNNGVYAGSAFVSSPHPSSVPVPGFLGRNGAATSDLRRLLRLDLE, encoded by the coding sequence ATGGGAACAGCGATCCTTCGTTCCCACGATTGCCTCCAAGGTCGCTTTCTCCCCAACGAAGCCTTCGCCATCGCCACGTCACGGGTGGCGTCGCGAACAAACTCTAACCCTAACCACAACCATGCCTTCACCTCCCCCGCCCATCAGATACGCCGACGGAAGCGGAGTCCGGCCATTGATCGAGATCGCCGTCGATCCTCCGACCGATCGCCAGCGAATTCTCCGTCCCCGGTGAACCTCGTCATGGGACAAGTTAAGATCCTGAAGCGTGGCGAGAAATTGAGTCTGCTGAACAATCATGCCGATGTAAGATCGAAGAGGGAGATGGGCCTGGATTTGTTACTGGGCTCCACGGACCGATTGGGGCCGGATCCTTTAACCGTGCAGAAGCAGATTAGGGTTTCGGATCCGAACAACGGTGTGTACGCGGGATCGGCGTTCGTTTCGTCGCCGCATCCGAGTTCCGTTCCGGTGCCGGGATTTTTAGGGCGCAACGGCGCGGCCACCAGTGATTTGCGGCGGTTGCTGCGACTCGATTTGGAATGA
- the LOC137807632 gene encoding transmembrane 9 superfamily member 11, with amino-acid sequence MFFPLPSDLTQNRPKMESFRGFRMWVFFFMCLLFQSGNGFYLPGSYPHKYGIGDELWVKVNSLTSIDTEMPFSYYSLPFCKPEGGVKDSAENLGELLVGDRIENSPYRFKMHTNESEMFLCQLDKLSGDQFKILQKRIDEMYQVNLILDNLPAIRFTKKEDYLLRWTGYPVGIKIQDVYYLFNHLKFNVLVHKYEETNVARVMGTGDAAEMIPTIDKEGSDKPGYMVVGFEVIPCSILHNADSVKGMKMYNKYPSPIKCDPSTVAMPIKEGQPVAFTYEVTFEESDIKWPSRWDAYLKMEGAKVHWFSILNSLMVITFLAGIVLVIFLRTVRRDLTRYEELDKEAQAQMNEELSGWKLVVGDVFRAPTNSALLCIMVGDGIQILGMAVVTILFAALGFMSPASRGTLITGMLFFYMILGVAAGYVAVRLWRTIGCGDQKGWISVAWKAACFFPGIAFFILTTLNFLLWGSHSTGAIPFSLFVILILLWFCISVPLTLIGGLFGARAHHAEYPVRTNQIPREIPQQKYPSWLLVLGAGTLPFGTLFIELFFIMSSIWMGRVYYVFGFLLIVLILLVVVCAEVSLVLTYMHLCVEDWRWWWKSFFASGSVAIYIFLYSINYLVFDLKNLNGPVSATLYLGYSLFMVLAIMLATGTVGFLSSFWFVYYLFSSVKLD; translated from the exons ATGTTCTTCCCTCTGCCCTCTG ATCTGACGCAAAACCGTCCAAAAATGGAGTCTTTTCGTGGATTTAGAATGTGGGTGttcttttttatgtgtttattgtTTCAATCGGGAAATGGGTTTTACCTCCCGGGTAGTTACCCTCACAAGTATGGCATTGGGGATGAGTTGTGGGTGAAGGTGAATTCTCTCACTTCAATTGACACGGAAATGCCATTTAGTTATTACAGTCTACCTTTTTGTAAGCCTGAGGGTGGTGTGAAGGACAGTGCCGAGAATCTGGGTGAACTCCTTGTGGGGGATCGGATCGAGAACTCGCCCTACAGGTTTAAGATGCACACCAATGAGTCTGAGATGTTTTTGTGTCAACTGGACAAACTCTCCGGTGATCAGTTTAAGATCTTGCAGAAGAGGATTGATGAGATGTATCAGGTTAATTTGATTCTTGATAATTTGCCTGCCATTAGGTTTACCAAGAAGGAGGACTACTTGTTGAGATGGACTGGGTACCCTGTTGGTATCAAGATTCAGGATGTGTATTATCTGTTCAACCATCTGAAGTTTAATGTTCTTGTCCATAAGTACGAGGAGACCAATGTGGCACGTGTTATGGGGACCGGTGATGCGGCTGAAATGATCCCCACGATTGATAAGGAGGGATCTGACAAGCCTGGTTACATGGTTGTTGGGTTTGAGGTGATTCCTTGTAGCATTCTGCACAATGCTGATTCGGTTAAAGGGATGAAGATGTATAACAAATACCCCTCACCGATCAAATGTGATCCGTCCACGGTGGCGATGCCCATCAAGGAGGGGCAGCCGGTGGCATTTACATATGAGGTCACCTTTGAGGAGAGTGATATCAAGTGGCCATCTAGATGGGATGCCTACTTGAAGATGGAGGGGGCCAAAGTTCACTGGTTCTCCATCCTGAATTCGCTTATGGTCATCACTTTTCTGGCTGGTATTGTTCTTGTTATCTTCCTGAGGACGGTTAGGAGGGATCTGACCCGATATGAGGAGCTTGATAAGGAGGCACAGGCACAGATGAACGAGGAATTATCTGGTTGGAAGCTTGTTGTGGGTGATGTTTTCCGCGCACCAACAAATTCTGCTTTGTTGTGTATAATGGTTGGAGATGGAATTCAGATTCTGGGGATGGCTGTTGTGACAATTTTGTTTGCTGCACTTGGATTCATGTCACCAGCCTCTCGCGGAACACTCATAACAGGTATGCTGTTTTTCTACATGATCCTTGGTGTAGCTGCTGGTTATGTTGCAGTTCGGCTGTGGAGGACAATTGGGTGTGGCGATCAAAAGGGATGGATTTCGGTGGCATGGAAGGCTGCTTGTTTCTTCCCCGGTATCGCCTTTTTCATCCTCACAACCTTGAACTTCCTATTGTGGGGAAGCCACAGCACAGGAGCCATTCCATTTTCACTATTTGTTATACTCATTTTGCTCTGGTTCTGCATTTCTGTTCCCCTTACTCTTATCGGTGGCCTCTTTGGAGCAAGAGCACATCACGCTGAGTATCCAGTTCGAACCAATCAAATCCCTCGAGAAATTCCCCAGCAGAAATACCCATCATGGCTTTTGGTTCTCGGTGCTGGCACCCTTCCATTCGGCACCTTGTTCATCGAGCTCTTCTTCATCATGTCCAGCATTTGGATGGGTCGTGTTTACTATGTTTTTGGATTTCTCTTGATTGTTTTGATTCTTCTTGTGGTGGTGTGTGCTGAGGTGTCTCTAGTTCTAACCTACATGCACCTGTGTGTGGAGGATTGGAGATGGTGGTGGAAATCATTCTTTGCCTCTGGTTCTGTTGCCATATAcatctttttgtactccataaACTACCTTGTATTTGACCTCAAGAATCTGAATGGGCCTGTTTCTGCAACTCTTTACTTGGGATATTCCTTATTCATGGTTCTTGCAATCATGTTGGCTACAGGCACAGTTGGATTCCTTTCCTCCTTCTGGTTCGTCTATTACCTCTTCTCTTCAGTCAAGTTGGATTGA
- the LOC137807631 gene encoding uncharacterized protein, which translates to MGGGNRRSRGRGRSNNSTSDNATPNNPKSRKKKGSDVKTALFVEGGFLSDWHRPSPTHTPGRSSGSNNKSGSQHRAEGSASKSGLTKSSGGATIGYNYPSLDYQEVTCIGTGNNTKDGNQNLLQPFVLADTKQCQVTVHVDGTPPSKPNTVKYTYSFDADFVLGDSSHKGLGFPSEQDNTPSGFDISQDQMPQSTPVLDSSSFEKDAGSDEGMDCELTNEIAEDFSPNVSAKRNSGFLSIGGFKLYTQDISDDENEEYNEDSSDEESSTLSENNDSECTSDSDSDIDEDVAEDYLEGVGGSDNILDAKWLLKPDLNKSDDDSSSSSCYDETLKKLGGFALQEASRKYGMKKDKPKKKHYVNSGPLDLENLMIEKDPRTLSSRKKHVPRFPHSWPSHAQKSKASKKMHGEKKKFRKERIAVKRRERMLQRGVDLEKINLKLQQIVLEEKDMFSFQPMHSRDCSQIQRLAGVYQLQSSSQGSGKKRFVTVARTQSTSMPSSSGRQRLEKLLGVDDEDADFSVADYVNKKSVSGDRRVGKKHTKRNDFKLQELQSSQNKYSGSHKVKDKRGSGQRGSYADQPVSFVSSGIIDSETVPLMVFEAEETYGKGVTGSANIGSFEEHTTGFGSKMMAKMGYTGGGGLGKNGQGMAQPIQVIQRPKSLGLGVEFSSDPGEPARKTSLRVGAESVGLGVELSNKPGEPGMNRSSRVGAFERHTKGFGSKMMAKMGFVEGKGLGRESQGITTPLTALRLPKSRGLGAKS; encoded by the exons ATGGGTGGTGGAAACAGAAGATcgagaggaagaggaagatcCAACAACAGCACCAGTGACAACGCCACTCCAAACAACCCTAAATCCCGAAAGAAAAAAGGTTCAGATGTCAAAACCGCATTATTTGTTGAAGGTGGTTTCTTGTCCGATTGGCACCGTCCCTCTCCCACCCACACTCCAG GGAGAAGTTCTGGCTCCAATAACAAGTCCGGGAGCCAACATAGAGCAGAAGGATCTGCATCTAAAAGTGGGTTGACAAAATCTTCCGGAGGAGCTACCATTGGATACAATTATCCTTCACTTGATTATCAG GAGGTAACTTGCATTGGGACTGGGAACAACACGAAAGATGGTAATCAAAATCTGCTGCAACCTTTTGTTTTGGCGGACACCAAGCAGTGCCAAGTTACTGTTCATGTAGATGGAACACCTCCTTCAAAACCGAACACTGTGAAATATACTTACAGTTTTGATGCAGATTTTGTTTTGGGTGACAGCTCTCATAAAGGTTTAGGTTTCCCTTCTGAACAAGACAATACCCCCAGTGGCTTTGACATTTCGCAGGATCAGATGCCCCAATCAACTCCAGTTttagattcatcatcatttgaGAAGGATGCTGGTTCTGATGAAGGTATGGATTGTGAGTTAACCAATGAGATCGCAGAAGACTTTTCACCAAATGTGAGTGCTAAGAGGAATTCAGGCTTTCTGTCAATTGGAGGTTTTAAGTTATACACTCAGGACATTTCAGATGATGAAAATGAAGAATATAATGAAGACTCCTCAGATGAGGAAAGTTCCACGTTGTCTGAAAATAATGATTCAGAATGCACATCTGATAGTGATTCAGACATTGATGAAGATGTTGCAGAAGATTATCTAGAAGGAGTTGGTGGTAGTGACAACATCTTGGATGCAAAATGGTTGCTAAAACCTGATTTGAACAAGTCAGATGATGATAGTTCCTCTAGTAGTTGTTATGATGAGACATTGAAGAAGTTGGGTGGCTTTGCCCTTCAAGAAGCCTCCAGGAAATATGGCATGAAGAAAGATAAACCTAAGAAGAAACACTATGTAAATTCTGGACCTTTAGATTTGGAAAACCTAATGATAGAAAAGGATCCAAGAACCCTCTCTTCTAGAAAGAAGCATGTTCCTCGGTTCCCTCACTCTTGGCCTTCACATGCTCAGAAGAGTAAAGCTTCCAAAAAAATGCACG GTGAAAAAAAGAAATTTCGTAAAGAGAGGATTGCTGTGAAGCGGAGAGAAAGAATGCTGCAACGTGGGGTTGACCTTGAGAAAATTAATTTG AAATTACAACAAATTGTTTTGGAGGAAAAGGATATGTTCTCTTTTCAGCCTATGCATTCTCGCGATTGTTCACAG ATACAAAGATTAGCAGGGGTTTATCAATTGCAGAGTAGCAGCCAAGGTTCTGGCAAAAAAAG attTGTGACAGTGGCGCGGACACAGTCTACATCCATGCCATCTTCAAGTGGTAGACAACGCTTGGAAAAG TTGTTGGGAGTTGATGATGAGGATGCCGATTTTTCTGTTGCTGACTATGTAAATAAGAAATCTGTGAGTGGAGACAGAAGAGTGGGAAAGAAACATACTAAACGGAATGATTTTAAATTGCAAGAACTTCAATCTTCCCAGAACAAGTACTCTGGCAGCCATAAAGTAAAGGACAAGAGAGGGAGTGGACAAAGGGGTTCATATGCTGATCAGCCTGTGTCATTTGTATCAAGTGGTATAATCGATTCAGAAACTGTACCGCTTATGGTATTTGAGGCTGAAGAGACTTATGGGAAGGGTGTCACTGGCTCTGCTAATATAGGTTCATTTGAAGAACACACTACTGGTTTTGGTTCGAAAATGATGGCTAAAATGGGATACACGGGGGGAGGAGGATTGGGGAAAAATGGTCAAGGTATGGCACAGCCTATTCAGGTTATTCAGAGGCCTAAATCACTTGGTTTGGGTGTAGAATTCTCCAGCGACCCGGGTGAGCCAGCTAGGAAAACATCTTTAAGAGTTGGTGCTGAATCAGTTGGTTTGGGTGTAGAATTGTCCAACAAGCCAGGTGAACCAGGTATGAACAGATCTTCAAGAGTAGGTGCTTTTGAGAGACATACTAAAGGTTTTGGGTCTAAGATGATGGCAAAGATGGGCTTTGTTGAAGGTAAGGGATTAGGTAGAGAGTCTCAAGGCATCACCACTCCATTGACTGCTCTTAGGTTACCAAAGTCACGAGGATTAGGTGCCAAAAGTTGA